ATCGGGGCACCGGTGTCGGCGCAGGGCTTGGACTGCAAGGAACCGCCGAGCCCGGAGCGCCCGCAGTCCGGCATGGTCGGCGCGATCGACCGCGCCCCCTTGGGCACGGGCGTGCCGGGCAGCCCCTACGACGAGTTCGGCTACGCCGGCCACGTCTGGCACAACTACGACCTGGGCTGCGGGCCGCAGGGCATGATGAACCCGAACGCCCTGGTCGACACGTGGCTGGGCAACGAGCTGTTCAACGTGTCCAAGAACCTCGTCGGCGCCACCAACGGGCTGCACTACGCGCTGGTCAACGGCAACCTCATGGGTCCGCTGGACGACCTGATCGCGACGGGCACCGTGGCGCTCTACGACAGCGTGTTCACCCCGTGGTTCGGGGTCGCGGCGCTGGTCCTGGCGGTGCTGCTGTTCCGCTACATCTGGCAGGGCGACCTGGCCACGATCGGCAAGCGCACCATGTGGGCGCTGGCCGGGTTGTGGTTCGCCTCCGCCACCTACCTCACTCCGATGATCTACACGCACGCCCTGGACGAGGTCGTGATCACCGGGACTTCCGTGGTGCAGTCGGGTTTCCTGCAACAGGTCGGCGTCGGTGACGCCACCAACTCGTTGCCGACGGAGCTGCACGAGCAGGTGGTCTACAACAACTGGCTGCGCGGTGAGTTCGGGGCTCCGGACGCACCGGAGGCCGAGCGGTTCGGTCCGCAGCTGCTGCGCGCCCAGGCGTGGACGAAGCAGGAGGTCGAGGCGAACGCCGACAAGGGCCCGGCGACGCCGAAGACCGACGCGTTCACCGACGTCGCGAGCCAGTTGCAGAGCACCAGCGCTTACGGCTACTTCCAGGGCAAGGACGGCAGCAGGGTCGGGGCGGCGATGCTGTCGCTGGTGCAGGGCCTCGCGTTCGCCTCGTTCCAGCTGATGGCGAAGGCCGCGATCCTGCTGGCTCAGGTGCTGCTGCGGGTGCTGATCCTGGCCGGGCCGCTGATCGGCCTGGTCGCGCTGTTGAATCACCAGGTCCTGCGCGCGGTCGGGCGGATCGCCGGTGCGGCGATGCTGAACGTGCTGGTGATCGCCGCGATGGCCGGGCTGCACACCTGGGTGCTGATGTGGATCTTCAACGGGCCGACGCCGTTCGACGTGCTCCTGCAGATCCTGCTGGCGGGGCTGGTGACGATCGTGTTCATCATGATCGGCAAGCCGGTCCACCGGATGGGGCAGATGGTGCAGCTCTCGGTCGGCGGCAACGGTGGCGTGGCGCAGGCTTCGCGCGGCGTGTTCGGCCGGTTCCGCGGGCGCAGGCCCGCCGACGACCCGAGCGGTGACTTCTGGGAGCAGGTCCGCGAATCCGACCCGGACGCGCCGCCGCCGGACCCCGCGGGCCAGCGCGGCCGGTGGCAGACCCGGCCGGAGGCCGATCACCAGGCGATGTCGGCCACGGCGCAGCGGCTCGACCGGCAAGGGGGGCCGTGGGCGGCGTTGCCCGGCAGCGGCGCACCCACCGGCGGCGGCATGGGGTCGCCCGCGCTGCCCGCGTCCGGCCCGGCGGGCGAGCGGCGACCGGGTGGTCCGGCCGCGGCGTTGCCGGAGGGCAGGGCCAGCCGGGTGGTGGACACCGCTCCGGTCTCCGACGTCGCGTGGGATCGGCGGGAGGAGGAACCGGTGCTGGTGCCGTCCCTGTCGGAACAGGCGCCGATGCCCGCCCCGGCCGAAGCGACCGCGCCGCGCCGGGCCGACATGGAAGTCGTCGCGGGCAAGCCGGTGTACGTCGTGTACCGGCCGTCGCGCGGGCTGGAGGTGGCCGATGAGGACTGACCGGCCACAGTGGACTGACTCTTGGAATGACCTGCGCAGGTGTCCGGGGAGCGGAACCTCAGCGGCCTTCTCGCTGCCCGTTCTCCTGATGTGGCCGCGATTTCTGATGCGTGCCGTACACGGCGAAGTCGCTGGCCACGCGAGAAGGCCGCTGAGAACCCGGCGGTGGTCTTTTTGCTCAAGCTGGTCACTGCTCAGCGGCTCCGCCGCTGACAGGACAACGAATGAAGAACGGGCCGGACGGGTGCGAACCCGGCCGGCGGGGTGAAGGAGAACGGGCCATGCCGATCCGGACGCATCGGGGGCGCGCCGCGGTCTACCGGCGGCTGTGGGGCTGGCCGCTGCGGTCGCCGAAGCACTTGGTGACCGCGGTGATCGTGCTCGCCGCGGTCGCCACCGTCGTCGGGTTCCTGCTGCCCGAGCCACCGCCGACGCGGAACTACCGCGACCAGTCGCAGAGCGCCGAGCAGCACCAGGCCGCCCCGGCGCCGCCGACCCGCACGCCCGCGCCGCCGACGTTCTCGGTGCCCGACACCCCGCCGCCGCCCGCGCCCGCCGACCCCGCCGGGCTGAAGGTCGTCGAGGCCTGGGGCAAGAAGTGGGCGACGCACCCGCCGGGCACGGCCTCGGCGCAGTGGGTCGAAGGCCTGCGCCCGTACACCACCGACGAGTTCATCACCGAGATGGCCTCGGTGGACCCCGCGAACGTGCCGTCGACGGCGATCACCGGGCCGCCGCAGCCGTTGAGCTCCACCGCGAACGCGATGAGCGCCCGGTTATCGACCGACGCCGGCGACATCGAAGTAGATCTGATGAGAACCCCGCAGGGATGGCGCGTCTCCGGCTACAACAAGGTGAGCTGACATGCGAAAACTCTTGGTGCTGGTCGTGGTGTTGTCCGGCTTCGCCGGGCTGGTCGGGCTGGGTGCGTTCGTGATCGTGCTCTCCGGCATGCAGGGCGCGCAGAGCTGGTCCGGGTGCAGCGCGGGCCTCGGCCCGTCGGGCGACGGGCGGGGCCGCGGCGAGAGCGACGCGGGCAGCCTCGACCAGGAGTCCGTGGCCATCGCCAAGGAGATCATCAAGATCGGCAAGGAGCGGAACCTGCCGCCGCGCGCGTGGCAGGTCGCGATCCAGGCGGGCAAGACCGAGTCGAACCTGGCGAACCTGACCCACGGCGACCGCGACTCGCTGGGCATCTTCCAGATGCGGCCCTCCATGGGCTGGGGCAGCGTCGCGCAGGTCACCGACGTGCAGTACCAGATCAACAAGTTCTACGACGTGCTGCTGGAAGTCCCCGACTGGGAAGGGCTGCAGCCGGGCACCGCCGCGCAGCGCGTGGAGCGCTCCGCCTACCCGCTGCGGTACCACGAGTGGGAGCCGATGGCGGCGCACCTGGTCAGCGTCGAAGGCCAGGTCTCCGGGTTCAGCGGGTGCGAGGACCTGCCCTCGGCGAGCGTGCTGGCCACCAAGGCGATCTCCTTCGCCGACCAGCAGATCGGAAAGCCCTACGTGTGGGGCGCGGCCGGGCCGAGTTCGTTCGACTGCTCCGGGCTCACCCAGATGGCCTGGAAGGAGTCCGGGGTGCACATCCCGAAGTACTCGCGGTCCCAGTACACCGACGGCGGGGCGCACATCCCGCTCGCGCAGGCCCAGCCCGGCGACCTCGTGTTCTGGGGTGCGGGCCGGGAACCGGGAGCGATCCACCACGTCGCGCTGTACCTGGGCGACAACCAGATCCTGCACGCGCCGCAGCCCGGCGAATCCGTGGAGCGCACCGAGATGTGGGACGGCGGTGAGCTGCTGCCGACCGTCGTCCGGCCCGGTGGTGACGCGCCGCCGCAGGCCGCTCCGCAGCAGCCCTCGATCCGACCGGCTCCGCCGAGCACCGGGGAGCCCGCGGGCGTGCTGCCCGCGCCCGGACCGGCGGGGTCGCAGCCGGCCGGTCACCCGGTGCGGCAGCCGGTGTAGCCGGTACCGGGCAACCGGATCAGCACCGTCCGGCGTCGTGCGAACGCGGTGCGACACGGGTGGCGCGGAAGGTTCGGACCGCTGATCGAGGCGGTTCGCTGTGGCAATCTTGGGCGGGGCCGTCCGATGGCCCGACCTGGCGGCTCAACGGGTCCGCGGCCCGCTGCGCCGCGTGCGCAGGACGAGCACCGCCGTGGCGGTGCGGATCCCGCGGCGTCCTACACCGGGAGGAAGCATGTTCACCCCAGATCCCATTCCGAGGCGTTCCGCACCTCCGGCGTCGAGCACGCCCCTGGGTGACTATCTGTCCCGCGCCGGGCACGGGGTCGACTCCGGTTACGCGGTGCTGCCCCGTTCGCTGGCGGAGTCGATGCCGCTGCCGTGGCAGCAGCACATGCGCCACCTGCTCGCCGAGTTCCACCAGGCCTTCGGGCACCTGCAGTGGCCGGTGTACCGGGTGGTGCCGTCCCGGTACGAGCGGTTGGTCGACCTCGACGACGACCAGCTCGCCGAGGTGGGCTGCACCGTGGAGGTCGGCGACAGCGGTGAGCTGGAGTACCGGATGCGCGACGGCCGCCGCATCGACAACCCGGAGACCCAGCAGGTCCTGGTGTCCTGCCTGGACCCCATTCCCCGCAGGCAGCCGGACGGGCGCCCGCCCGCGCCGGGAGCTCCGCCGCCGCCCGCGTGGTGAGCGGCGGTCGCCGCGGGTGATCAGCGGTGTGAACCGTCCGGCGGCGTGACATGAGGCGGTCTCCCGTGCGAGGCTCGGAACATGGCCCGCGATGGTTGGTACTTCTGCTTGAAGCACCAGCAGGTCGAGCCCGCCGCGGGATGCCGCGCCGCCGACCGGCTGGGGCCCTACCCTGATCGCGCCACGGCCGAGCACGCTCTGGAACTCGCCAAGGAGCGCACCGAGGCGGCCGACGAGGCCGATCGGCGCTGGGCCGAGGAGGACTGAGCTCCGATGGCGACGGCACAGGTACCACGAGGTGGCACCGATGCCGTCGCAGCACCCCGGCTGGGCGCCGGCCCGCCGCCGCATCCGCGGCGCCCCGCGGACGGCATGTGCGATTTCGCCGCCGTGCGCAAGGACTTCAGCCTTCCCGCCGAGTTCCCCACCGCCGCGCTGACGGAGGTGGAGCAGACCGTCGCGCAACCCGTGTTCGACGGGGCCAGGGTGGACGCGACGGAGTTGCCGCTGGTCACGGTCGACCCGGTGGGCGCGAAGGACCTCGATCAAGCGGTGCTGCTGACTCGTCGCGGCAACGGGTTCCGCGTCGAGTACGCGATCGCGGACGTGGCCGCGTACGTGCGTCCGGGCGGCGTGCTGGACGCGGAGGTGCGCCGCCGCGGTCAGACCTTGTACCTGCCGGACGGGAACGTGCCGCTGCACCCGACGCTGTTATCGGAGGGCGCGGCCAGCCTGCTGCCCGATCAGGTGCGGCCCGCGGTGCTGTGGACGATCGACCTGGACTCGGACGGGCTGGCGGTGCGCACGCGGGTGCGGCGGGCGCTGGTGCGCTCGGTCGCGCAGCTCGACTACGAGGGCGTGCAGCGCGCGCTGCGGGCGGGCCTCGCGCACCCGTCGATCGCGCTGCTGCCGGTGATCGGGAGGTTGCGCCGGGCGCAGGCGTTGCGGCGCGGCGCGATCGAACTGGGCCTGCCGGAGCAGCAGGTGGAGGCCGACGAGTCCGGCGGCTGGCGGGTCGCGCTGCGGCCGCGGCTGGTCGTGGAGGAGTGGAACGCGGAGATCTCCCTGCTCACCGGCATGTGCGCGGCCGAGATGATGCTGGAGGCGGGCGTCGGGATCCTGCGCACCGTGCCCGACCCGGAGCCGCCGACGGTGGCCGCGCTGCGGCGCTCCGCGGCCCGGCTGGGCGTGGAGTGGCCGGAGGACCTGCCGCCGGCGGAGGCGCTGGCGGGGATCGACCCGGTGCGGCCGGAGGCGCTGGCGGTGCACGTCGCGGCGACGCGGCTGCTGCGCGGAGCGGGCTACACCTCGTTCGAGTCGGCCGCCCCGTCCAAACCGCGCCACGCCGGGATCGGCGCCCCGTACGCGCACGTGACGGCTCCGCTGCGGCGGTTGGTGGACCGCTACGGCGCCGAGGTGTGCCTGGCGGTAGGAGAGGGTCGCGCGGTGCCGGCCTGGGTCCGGGAGGCGCTGCCCGCGCTGCCCTCCGCGATGGGCTCCTCGGACCGGGTGGCGACGCAGGTGGAGCGGGCGTGCCTGGCGCAGGCCCAGGCGTGGTCGCTGGCGGGCCGGGTGGGGTCGGTGTTCCCCGCGACGGTGCTGCGGACGGGCTCCGGCGACGGCGAGATCTTCATCCCGGAGCCGCCCGTGATCGCGCGCTGCTCGGGCGACGACCTCACCGAGGGCCAGCGGATCCAGGTCCGCCTCACTCGCGCGGACCCGCACCGCCGCGAGGTCGAGTTCACCAAGGCCTGACCACCGGCGGCGACCACCCGATCGTTCGGCGCCGGAGCGGCTGCGAAGATCATTCCGAGCGCCCGTCCGCGATCCCGCGTTCGGGTCGGCGGGTGGCGCGGCGGTGACCACCTGGGACGTCGGCACCGCTGCCCGCCCCGCCACGCGGAACGAGTTCGCAGGCACGTGCTGGGAGGCTCGTTCAGTGGGGCGAAGCACAGGGGGTTCGTCTAGCGCGGGCTCCGGTGGGTGCGGATCGTGGAAGGGCAGCGTCGCAACGTGACAACGAGGAGGCCCGTCGTGGCTGAGGTGCACGAGATGACCGTCGGTGTGCTCGGAGGCACCGGCGCGCAGGGCAAGGGCCTGGCGATCAGGTGGGCCGCGGCCGGGCTGCGCGTGGTGATCGGCTCGCGCAAGGCCGAACGCGCTCAGGACGCGGCGCGGGAGATCGCCGAGATCGCCGACGGGCAGGTCACCGGGGAGGACAACGCGGGGTGCGCCGCCGCGGCCGACGTCGTGCTGGCCGCGTTGCCGTGGGACGCGCACGCGGACACCTTGGGAGCGCTGCGCGAGCAGCTCGCCGGCAAGATCGTCATCGATTGCGTGAACCCGCTCGGGTTCGACAAGCAGGGCCCGTTCGCGCTGGACGTGCCCGAGGGCAGCGCCGCGCAGCAGGCCGCCGCGCTGCTGCCGGACTCGCGGGTCACCGCGGCGTTCCACCACGTCTCGGCGGT
This window of the Saccharopolyspora gloriosae genome carries:
- a CDS encoding C40 family peptidase, which encodes MRKLLVLVVVLSGFAGLVGLGAFVIVLSGMQGAQSWSGCSAGLGPSGDGRGRGESDAGSLDQESVAIAKEIIKIGKERNLPPRAWQVAIQAGKTESNLANLTHGDRDSLGIFQMRPSMGWGSVAQVTDVQYQINKFYDVLLEVPDWEGLQPGTAAQRVERSAYPLRYHEWEPMAAHLVSVEGQVSGFSGCEDLPSASVLATKAISFADQQIGKPYVWGAAGPSSFDCSGLTQMAWKESGVHIPKYSRSQYTDGGAHIPLAQAQPGDLVFWGAGREPGAIHHVALYLGDNQILHAPQPGESVERTEMWDGGELLPTVVRPGGDAPPQAAPQQPSIRPAPPSTGEPAGVLPAPGPAGSQPAGHPVRQPV
- a CDS encoding RNB domain-containing ribonuclease yields the protein MATAQVPRGGTDAVAAPRLGAGPPPHPRRPADGMCDFAAVRKDFSLPAEFPTAALTEVEQTVAQPVFDGARVDATELPLVTVDPVGAKDLDQAVLLTRRGNGFRVEYAIADVAAYVRPGGVLDAEVRRRGQTLYLPDGNVPLHPTLLSEGAASLLPDQVRPAVLWTIDLDSDGLAVRTRVRRALVRSVAQLDYEGVQRALRAGLAHPSIALLPVIGRLRRAQALRRGAIELGLPEQQVEADESGGWRVALRPRLVVEEWNAEISLLTGMCAAEMMLEAGVGILRTVPDPEPPTVAALRRSAARLGVEWPEDLPPAEALAGIDPVRPEALAVHVAATRLLRGAGYTSFESAAPSKPRHAGIGAPYAHVTAPLRRLVDRYGAEVCLAVGEGRAVPAWVREALPALPSAMGSSDRVATQVERACLAQAQAWSLAGRVGSVFPATVLRTGSGDGEIFIPEPPVIARCSGDDLTEGQRIQVRLTRADPHRREVEFTKA
- the npdG gene encoding NADPH-dependent F420 reductase, which gives rise to MAEVHEMTVGVLGGTGAQGKGLAIRWAAAGLRVVIGSRKAERAQDAAREIAEIADGQVTGEDNAGCAAAADVVLAALPWDAHADTLGALREQLAGKIVIDCVNPLGFDKQGPFALDVPEGSAAQQAAALLPDSRVTAAFHHVSAVTLADLSVEHVDLDVLVLGDDREATDVVRELADVIPGVRGIFGGRLRNAHQVEALTANLIAINRRYKAHAGVRITDV